The Salvia miltiorrhiza cultivar Shanhuang (shh) chromosome 1, IMPLAD_Smil_shh, whole genome shotgun sequence genome has a window encoding:
- the LOC131016524 gene encoding protein LATERAL ROOT PRIMORDIUM 1-like isoform X1, with product MWPSPARPHINCGLPPEFFFVAPASSFHHHPEAVTAASTINFDPHSLNASSAIGVIPLLTAAPCMASDEDLFNRRGGGGSGSGSGMQLWQHHQQGQNSPAYLIKPMTVEHPNLLQSGGGGGGGASSSAAGTTTCQDCGNQAKKDCPHRRCRTCCKSRGYDCTTHLKSTWVPAARRRERQLLATSGATAGSSQSTSGTKKPRLGGASQTTTASHTSTSNTTQARSFDTTSSHQDAGFKESLPGQVRAPAVFKCVRVTAVDDGEDQYAYQAVVKIGGHVFKGFLYDQGVEGRDGLPNLAELHLGGGRNGASSSPPPPVLDHASDIYGGTSGGGFLGGSTNYGNPIN from the exons ATGTGGCCTTCCCCTGCGCGGCCCCACATCAATTGCGGCCTCCCCCCGGAGTTCTTCTTCGTCGCGCCGGCTTCTTCTTTCCACCACCACCCGGAGGCCGTCaccgccgcctccaccatcaATTTCGACCCTCATTCCCTCAACGCCTCCAGTGCCATCGGCGTCATCCCTCTCCTCACTGCTGCACCTTGTATGGCTTCGGATGAGGATTTGTTCAACCGTcgcggtggcggcggcagcggcagcggcagcggAATGCAGCTGTGGCAGCATCATCAGCAGGGACAGAATTCTCCAGCTTACTTGATCAAACCCATGACTGTCGAGCATCCGAATCTCCTCCAAagcggcggtggcggtggtggtggggcttcctcctccgccgccggcACCACCACCTGCCAAGACTGCGGGAACCAAGCGAAGAAAGACTGCCCACACAGAAGATGCAGAACCTGCTGCAAAAGTAGGGGTTACGATTGCACCACCCACCTCAAAAGCACCTGGGTCCCGGCCGCGCGCCGCCGCGAGAGGCAGCTCCTGGCCACCAGCGGCGCCACTGCGGGGTCCTCCCAGTCCACTTCCGGTACCAAGAAACCCAGACTCGGCGGTGCGTCGCAGACCACCACCGCATCCCACACGTCCACCTCCAACACCACTCAGGCGAGAAGCTTCGACACCACTTCTAGCCATCAAG ATGCAGGTTTCAAGGAGTCATTGCCGGGGCAAGTGCGTGCGCCGGCGGTGTTCAAGTGTGTGAGAGTGACGGCGGTGGACGACGGCGAGGATCAGTACGCGTATCAGGCGGTGGTGAAAATAGGCGGTCATGTTTTCAAAGGGTTTCTATATGATCAAGGAGTTGAAGGAAGAGACGGACTCCCAAATCTCGCCGAATTGCATTTAGGCGGCGGAAGAAATGGGGCTTCGTCATCACCACCGCCGCCAGTTCTTGATCATGCTTCCGATATATACGGTGGCACATCTGGTGGTGGCTTTCTGGGTGGATCAACTAACTATGGTAACCCGATCAACTGA
- the LOC131016524 gene encoding protein LATERAL ROOT PRIMORDIUM 1-like isoform X2 — translation MWPSPARPHINCGLPPEFFFVAPASSFHHHPEAVTAASTINFDPHSLNASSAIGVIPLLTAAPCMASDEDLFNRRGGGGSGSGSGMQLWQHHQQGQNSPAYLIKPMTVEHPNLLQSGGGGGGGASSSAAGTTTCQDCGNQAKKDCPHRRCRTCCKSRGYDCTTHLKSTWVPAARRRERQLLATSGATAGSSQSTSGTKKPRLGGASQTTTASHTSTSNTTQARSFDTTSSHQGFKESLPGQVRAPAVFKCVRVTAVDDGEDQYAYQAVVKIGGHVFKGFLYDQGVEGRDGLPNLAELHLGGGRNGASSSPPPPVLDHASDIYGGTSGGGFLGGSTNYGNPIN, via the exons ATGTGGCCTTCCCCTGCGCGGCCCCACATCAATTGCGGCCTCCCCCCGGAGTTCTTCTTCGTCGCGCCGGCTTCTTCTTTCCACCACCACCCGGAGGCCGTCaccgccgcctccaccatcaATTTCGACCCTCATTCCCTCAACGCCTCCAGTGCCATCGGCGTCATCCCTCTCCTCACTGCTGCACCTTGTATGGCTTCGGATGAGGATTTGTTCAACCGTcgcggtggcggcggcagcggcagcggcagcggAATGCAGCTGTGGCAGCATCATCAGCAGGGACAGAATTCTCCAGCTTACTTGATCAAACCCATGACTGTCGAGCATCCGAATCTCCTCCAAagcggcggtggcggtggtggtggggcttcctcctccgccgccggcACCACCACCTGCCAAGACTGCGGGAACCAAGCGAAGAAAGACTGCCCACACAGAAGATGCAGAACCTGCTGCAAAAGTAGGGGTTACGATTGCACCACCCACCTCAAAAGCACCTGGGTCCCGGCCGCGCGCCGCCGCGAGAGGCAGCTCCTGGCCACCAGCGGCGCCACTGCGGGGTCCTCCCAGTCCACTTCCGGTACCAAGAAACCCAGACTCGGCGGTGCGTCGCAGACCACCACCGCATCCCACACGTCCACCTCCAACACCACTCAGGCGAGAAGCTTCGACACCACTTCTAGCCATCAAG GTTTCAAGGAGTCATTGCCGGGGCAAGTGCGTGCGCCGGCGGTGTTCAAGTGTGTGAGAGTGACGGCGGTGGACGACGGCGAGGATCAGTACGCGTATCAGGCGGTGGTGAAAATAGGCGGTCATGTTTTCAAAGGGTTTCTATATGATCAAGGAGTTGAAGGAAGAGACGGACTCCCAAATCTCGCCGAATTGCATTTAGGCGGCGGAAGAAATGGGGCTTCGTCATCACCACCGCCGCCAGTTCTTGATCATGCTTCCGATATATACGGTGGCACATCTGGTGGTGGCTTTCTGGGTGGATCAACTAACTATGGTAACCCGATCAACTGA